The genomic region GCCAATGCTCATCGTAGTTATGAGGTGCAGCCGGTGACGCTGGATCAGTTGGGTGAACAGCAGAAGATTGCGGATGCGTTCTTCAAGGCGGGGTTGTTACCCAAGGCGGTGGATGCGCAGGATGTGCAGGTGTGGAAACCCTGAGGCAGTCAACTGTGGGAGCCGGGCTTGCCCGCGGTGATGCCATCGCAGCCTCGCCAAGGCTCGACAGCTCCCACAGTTGATGTTCAGGGCCTGGACTATCGGGGGGGTGTCAGCTTTTACGCGTCGCATCATCCAGCGCAAGGATGGTATGAGCATTGGTCACCGTGGTCGCCAGGGTATTGATCACTCCCGAGCGCAACGCCCCCAGCGTCGCCGCCGCCTTGGTGTTTTCACTGGCAATCGCCACCACGTCCGGAATGCGGAACAGCTCCTGCACCGTCAACCCGATCACCCGCCCTTGAATCGCATTGACCGCCGGCTGGCCATGAATGTCGATGAAGTCATAGCCCATCATGTCGCCCACCGTACCGGACAACCGCGCCTGGGCGATTTCCTGGGGTGAGAACCAACCCATGCGCACCATGTTGCTGTTTTCACTCATGTCGCCGATGCCGATCAACGCCATGTCGGCACGGCGGGCACGGTCAAGGGTGGAACGCACCGTATCGTTGCTGATCAACACCCCCCGCAGTTCCGGGTTGGCCACCAGGGCCGGGGCGTACAAGCTTTCACTCTCGCCGCCAAAGCGCAGGGCCAGGCGCCGGCAGATGTGGTCAGGGTTCATGTATTCGCCCGCCTTGAGCGAACCGCCAATGGCGCACACAAACGTGCAGTTGCGGGTCACCGGCAGGAACACATTATCAGCCACCGCACCGACGTTACGGCCCATGCCGACCGCGACGATCATGCCGTCGCTCAGGGTTTTGTTCAGGTAGTTGGCCACGAGGCTGGCAACCGCCGAACGCTGGGTGTCGGGGTCGCTGTGGTCGACTGCGATCAAGGCGCGGTCCAGCTGGAAGCGCTCCACCAGCGCCTGTTCCAGCTCGTTGTTCATCGCCGGGTGCTGCAACACCCGCACCTCGACAATCCCTTCATCCCGTGCGCGTTTGAGCAGGCGGCTGACTTTTGCCCGGGACAGGTCGAAGCGCTTGGCGATGGCTTCCTGAGTGACGTTCTCAAGGTAATAGAGCATCGCCACTTCGGTCATCAGGTCGATGTCGCTGGCGATGCGCTGGGTACTGTCACTCATGGGCACGGGCTTCCGTTTCGGTGTCAAAGGCGCATTCTCCCGACTCTTGCCCCGTTCCGTCCACTACTGATGCCCGTCACGCTCGATCGCGTTGATGCGGTCGACCTTGGCCCCGGAACGCGCAGCTTCGAACTCCGACTCCAGGAACGACTTGACGATGCTCTTGGCCAGTTCCGCGCCGATCACCCGTGCACCGATGGACAGGATCTGCGCATCGTTGCTCTTGCGCGCCCGCTCCGCCGAATAGGTGTCGTGGGCCTGGGCTGCACGAATCCCCAGGACTTTGTTGGCCGAGATGGCCATGCCGATGCCGGTGCCGCACACCAGCACCCCCAGCCGCTGTTCACCGGCATTGATCGCCGTGGCCACCGCCAGGGCGATGTCCGGGTACAGCACCGGCGCCGTGGAGTGGGTGCCAAAGTCGGTCACCGGGTAACCCAGCGCCTCGATATGGCGCTTCAACAGTTCTTTAAGCTCATAACCCGCTTCATCGCATCCGATAGCCACCGGGAAAGGTGTGTTCATGGCGTTTGGCTCCGCTGCCGTTTTGGGTACTTTCGAATGATCATATGATCAATCAATGAATTTTTGCTCAGTCATTTCTCGGATATCCGAAGCGCCCTGTCAAGCAAGATTTAGCTGACCTTGCAGTCAAAGCCCTCTAAACCGGCACACTTTGCGCAAATTCGCCCATTTACAACTTTTCAGTGAAAGAGATTGACTGATCAGAATTTCATTTGATACACATATGATCACAGCGAAACATGACTGTGCGACCTAATAAGAATTCACAGCACGAGGACACGCCGATGGCCACGCCATTACTGCTCCAGGCTGAACACGTCGCCAAGGCTTACGCCGGGATCCCTGCCCTGCGTGAGGGGCGCCTCTCTCTGCGTGCCGGCAGCGTCCACGCCCTGTGCGGCGGCAATGGCGCAGGCAAGTCGACTTTCCTGAGCATCCTGATGGGCATCACCCAACGTGACACCGGGACCATCCTGCTCAATGGCTCACCCGTTCAGTTCAACCGCCCCAGCGAAGCATTGGCGGCGGGGATCGCGATGATCACCCAGGAACTGGAACCCATCCCCTACATGACCGTCGCCGAAAACATCTGGCTGGGCCGCGAACCGCGCCGCGCCGGCTGCATCGTCGACAGCAAGGAGCTCAACCGGCGCACTCGCGAGCTGCTGGAAGGCCTGGAGTTCGACGTCGACGCCACCAGCCCCATGCACCGTCTGAGCGTGGCGCAGATCCAGTTGGTGGAGATCGCCAAGGCATTCAGCCACGACTGCCAGGTGATGATCATGGACGAGCCCACCTCGGCCATCGGCGAGCGTGAGGCCGAAACGCTGTTCAAGGCGATCCGCCGCCTCACCGCCCGTGGTGCCGGCATCATCTATGTGTCGCACCGCCTCAGTGAACTGGCGCAGATTGCCGACGACTACAGCATCTTTCGTGACGGCGCTTTCGTTGAGACCGGGCGCATGGCGGATATCGACCGCGCCCACCTGGTGCGCGGCATCGTCGGCCAGGAACTCACCCGCATCGACCACAAGGTCGGCCGCGAATGCGCCGCCGAATGCTGCCTGGACGTCGACAGCCTGAGCCGCGCCGGCGAGTTCCAGGACATCAGCCTGCAACTGCGCCAAGGTGAAATTCTGGGTATCTACGGGCTGATGGGCTCAGGCCGCAGCGAATTCCTCAACTGCATCTACGGCCTCACCACCCCGGACTCCGGCAGCGTGACCCTGCAAGGCAAACCGATGCCCATCGGCCTGCCCAAGGCAACGATCCAGGCCGGCATGTCACTGGTCACCGAAGACCGCAAAGACAGCGGCCTGGTGCTCAGCGGCAGCATCCTCTCGAACATTGCGTTGTCGGCCTACAAGCAGCTGTCGAGCTGGTCGCTGATCAACGCGCGCAAGGAAAACCAGCTGGCCCAGGACATGGTCAAGCGCCTGCAGATCAAGACCGCCTCCCTGGACCTGCCGGTGGAATCCATGAGCGGCGGCAACCAGCAAAAAGTGGTGCTCGCCAAATGCCTGTCGACCCAGCCGATCTGCCTGCTGTGCGACGAGCCGACCCGGGGCATCGACGAAGGTGCCAAGCAGGAGATCTATCACCTGCTGGACCAGTTCGTGCGCGCCGGTGGTGCAGCAATTGTGGTGTCGTCCGAAGCCCCTGAATTGCTGCACCTGAGTGACCGTATTGCCGTGTTCAAAGGCGGAAGGCTGGTGACCATCAGCAGCGATACCGCCCTTTCCCAGGAAGCCTTGCTGAGTCTTGCCTCATGAATGCCAAATCACTTTCTACACCTGCAGCCGCCCCCGTCACCACCGCACCCCGCAGCCGCCTGCGCTTGTCCCTCGACCGCTTCGGCCTGCCGCTGGTGTTTATCCTGCTGTGCCTGGTGATGGCCTTCGCCAGCGAATACTTCATGACCTGGCGCAACTGGATGGACATCCTGCGCCAGACCTCGATCAACGGAATTCTCGCCGTGGGCATGACCTACGTGATCCTGACCAAGGGCATCGACCTGTCAGTGGGCTCGATCCTGGCGTTTGCCGGGTTGTGCAGTGCCATGGTGGCGACCCAGGGGTATGGCGTGCTGGCGGCGGTCAGCGCCGGGATGTTCGCCGGGGCGATGCTCGGGGTGGTGAACGGCTTTATGGTCGCCAACCTGTCGATCCCACCCTTTGTCGCGACCTTGGGCATGTTGAGCATTGCCCGGGGCATGACCTTCATCCTCAACGACGGCAGCCCGATCACCGACCTGCCCGACGCGTACCTGGCGCTGGGCATCGGCAAGATCGGCCCGATTGGCGTGCCCATCGTGATCTTCGCCGTGGTCGCGCTGATCTTCTGGATGGTGCTGCGCTACACCACCTACGGCCGCTATGTGTACGCGGTGGGCGGCAACGAGAAGAGCGCGCGCACCTCCGGGATCGGCGTGCGCAAGGTGATGTTTTCGGTGTACGTGGTCTCGGGGTTGCTCGCCGGGTTGGCCGGTGTGGTGCTGTCGGCGCGCACCACCTCCGCCCTGCCCCAGGCGGGCACTTCTTATGAGCTGGACGCGATTGCCGCGGTGGTGATCGGCGGCACCAGCCTGTCGGGCGGTACCGGCACGATTGTCGGCACGCTGTTTGGTGCACTGCTGATCGGTGTGATCAACAACGGCCTGAACCTGCTCGGCGTGTCCTCCTATTACCAGCAGGTCGCCAAGGGCCTGATCATCGTGTTCGCAGTATTGATTGATGTGTGGCGCAAGAAAAAACGCTAGTCGCTTTTCCTCGAAACCGAACTGAACGACCTACAACAATAAGCGGAGTTCTCATCATGAAAGTTGGTATTTCCCTGGCCGCCGTCGCGGCACTCTCCCTGCTCGCCAGCAGCATTGCCCTGGCTGCCGATGGCAAGACCTACAAGATCGGCGCCGCAGTGTACGGCCTCAAGGGCCAGTTCATGCAGAACTGGGTGCGCGAGTTGAAGGAACACCCGGCCGTCAAGGACGGCACCGTGCAACTGACCGTGTTCGACGGCAACTACGACGCCCTGACCCAGAACAACCAGATTGAAAACATGGTGACCCAGCACTACGACGCGATCCTGTTTGTACCGATCGACACCAAGGCCGGCGTCGGCACCGTGAAGGCCGCCATGAGCAATGACGTGGTGGTGATCGCCTCCAACACCAAGGTGGCGGACGCCAACGTACCTTATGTCGGCAACGACGACGTGGAAGGCGGCCGGCTCCAGGCCCAGGCCATGGTCGACAAGCTCAAGGGCAAGGGCAACGTCGTGATCATCCAGGGCCCGATTGGCCAATCGGCACAGATCGACCGGGAAAAGGGTGAGATGGAAGTGCTGGGCAAGCACCCGGACATCAAGATCATCGAGAAGAAAACCGCCAACTGGGACCGCGCCCAGGCCCTGGCCCTGACTGAAGACTGGCTGAACGCCCACCCCAAAGGCATCAACGGGGTGATCGCGCAAAACGATGACATGGCCCTCGGTGCGGTGCAGGCATTGAAGTCCCATGGGCTGTCGTCCAAGGATGTGCCGGTGACGTCCATCGACGGCATGCCGGATGCGATCCAGGCGGCGAAGAAAGATGAAGTGACCACCTTCCTGCAAGACGCCCAGGCCCAGTCTCAAGGCGCGCTGGATGTGGCGCTGCGGGCGCTGGCCGGCAAGGACTACAAGCCGCAGTCGGTGATCTGGGAACGCTATGGCAAGGATGTGAAATGGGGTGACGGCACCGCCAAGAACTACATCCTGCCGTGGGTGCCAGTGACCAATGCGAATGCGGATGCGCTGTACCAGCAGGTGAGCGGCACGAAGTAAGTTTTGACTTGAAACCCGGTCAAGTGTGGGAGCGGGCTTGCTCGCGAAAGCGGTGGATCATTCAACAGATGTGCCACCTGATACACCGCTTTCGCGAGCAAGCCCGCTCCCACATTGGATCTCCACCGATCTGAAAAATGGAGTCATGTTCATGTCTGGATTCTGGAATCAAGCCTTCGACCTCACCGGCCGCTGCGCCGTGATCACCGGCGGGGCCGCCGGGATCGGTCTGGCTTCTGCCAGCCTGCTGGTGGAACGCGGCGCACGAGTGGCCCTGCTCGACCGCGACCCGGCCGTGGTCGAAGTCGCCGCCAACCTCGGCGCCGGGAATATCGGCATCGCCGTGGACCTGCGCCAACTCGACCAGGTGCACAGCACCGTCGACTACGTATTCGATCACTTCAAACGCCTGGATTACCTGGTCAACAGCGCCGGGGTCGCCCTGCTGGACAAGGCCCTGGACGTCAGCGAAAACGCCTGGGACACCACCCTCGACATCAACCTCAAGGCCAGCTTTTTCGTCGCCCAGGCCTGCGCCAAACACATGCTTGCCCAGGGCAGCGGGCGCATCGTCAACCTCGCTTCCCAAGCGGCGTTAATAGGCCTGGACCGTCACGTCGCCTACTGCGCCAGCAAGGCCGCCGTGGTCGGCATGACCAAGGTGCTGGCCATGGAATGGGCGCCCCACATCAACGTCAACGCCATTTCCCCGACCATCGTCGAAACCGCCCTGGGCAAAAAGGCCTGGGCCGGCGAGCTGGGGGAACGGGCCAAATTGCAGATCCCGGCGGGCCGCTTTGCCCAGCCGGAAGAAATCGCCGGGCTGGCGTTGTACCTGCTCAGCGACGCCGCGCAGATGATCACCGGCGAGAACGTGGTGATCGACGGCGGCTACAGCATCCAGTAATTGATCTTTTGTCGTGAGGTTTATCGTCATGTCTACCGTTACCGAACGCACGCCCGAGCAACTGTCACCCGTCATTCCGAAAACCATGCAGGCCGTGGTCTGCCATGGCCCCGAAGACTATCGCCTGGAGACCGTCGATGTACCGACGCCCGGGCCCGACGAGATCCTGACCAAGGTCGAGCTGTGCGGCATCTGCATGGGCGACATCAAGACTTATCGCGGTGCTCCATCGTTCTGGGGCGATGCTGAGCAGCCGCGCTACGTGAAGCCGCCGATGATTCCCGGCCACGAATTCGTGTGCCGCGTGGTCGCCCTCGGCCCAGGCGCAGAAAAGCGTGGAGTGAAGGTCGGCGACCGGGTGATTTCCGAGCAGATCGTGCCGTGCTGGGGCTGCCGCTTCTGCAACCACGGCCAGTACTGGATGTGCCAGAAACACGACTTGTACGGTTTCCAGAACAACGTCCAGGGCGCCATGGCCCAGTACATGATCTTCACCAAGGAAGGCATCATCCACAAAGTGCCGGACTCGATTGCCCCGGACGAAGCCATCCTGATTGAACCCCTGGCCTGCTCCCTGCACGCAGCGGAGCGGGCCAATGTGGATTTCGACGACATCGTGGTGGTAGCCGGCGCCGGTACGTTGGGCCTGGGAATCATCGGCGCGGTGCGCATGCGCAACCCGAAAAAACTCATCGTGCTCGACATGAAACCCGAGCGCGCCGCCCTCGCCCTGCGCATGGGTGCGGACGAAGTGTGGAACCCGGCTGAAGTCGACGTCATGGCGAAGATTCGCGAGATCACCGACGGCTACGGTTGCGACATTTACATTGAGGCCACCGGGCACCATAAGGCGGTGAACCAGGGCCTGGCGATGCTGCGCAAACTGGGACGTTTTGTGGAGTTCAGCGTGTTCAACGACGAGGCCACGGTGGACTGGTCGATCATCGGCGACCGCAAGGAACTGGACGTGCTGGGCTCCCACCTGGGTCCGTACATGTACCCGCGCGCCATCGACTTTATCGGCAACCGCAAGATCGACATGCGCGACGTGGTGACCCACAAATTTGCCTTGGCAGACTTCAAGGAAGCATTTGCGGTGATGGAGCGCGGGGACAAGTCGCTTAAAGTCGTATTGGAACCCTGATTGGCTTAATAACCCAGAACCCTGTGGGAGCCGGGCTTTGGCTTTTTGTGGGAGCTGGCTTGCCTGCGATGCGGACGCCTCGGTCTATCAGTGACACCGAGCCGATGCAATCGCAGGCAAGCCAGCTCCCACACAAGCCCGGCTCCCACACCAAGAATAAGAACACAGGAAACCGCGTTATGAATCGAGTGATAAACGATCCGGACCAAGTGGTCGAGGACATGCTGCGGGGCATTTTGGTCGCGCACCCCGAGCTGCGCCAATACGAAACCAATCCCCGGGTGATCGGCAAGGCCAAGGCGTCGCCACAGGGCCGCGTGGGCATCGTGACCGGCGGCGGTTCCGGCCATGAGCCGGCCTTCCTCGGCTATGTCGGCCCCGGCCTGTTAGACGCCGTGGCCGTCGGCGAAATCTTCTCCTCGCCCACCGCCAAAAGCTTCTTCGATGCTTTCCGCGCCGCCGACCAGGGTGCCGGCGTGGCGTGCCTGTACGGCAACTACGCCGGCGACAACATGAACGTGAAGCTGGCAATGAAAATGGCCGCCAGCAAGGACATGCAAATTCGCACCGTGGTCGCCAACGACGACGTGGCCTCGGCGCCCAAGGCCGATATCGCCAAGCGTCGCGGGGTGGCAGGCGAGATCTTCATGTGGAAGGTCGGCGGTGCGGCCGCTGCCCAGCATTACGATCTGGACGGGGTGATTCGTGTCGCCCAGAAGGCCGTCGACAACTGCCGCTCCATCGGCATCGGCCTCACCCCCTGCACCATCGCGGCGGTGGGCAAGCCGAACTTCCAGATTCCCGACGGGCAGATGGAATTGGGCATCGGCCACCACGGCGAGCCGGGCATCGAAGTGATCGCCATCGAATCCGCCGAAGCCATGGCCGCGCGCATGCTCGCGCCGATCCTCGCCGACCGCGACTTCAGCCAGGATGACAGCGTGGTGGTGCTGGTCTCGGGCCTGGGCGCGACGCCGGTAATGGAACTTTACATTTTCTACGCCGAGGTTGAACGTCAACTGCAGGCCAGGGGCTTGAAGATTCATCGCTGCTACGTGGGCAACTACTTCACCTCCCTGGAAATGATGGGCGTGACTTTGACCTTGCTGGGCCTGGACGCCGAGCTGAAAACCCTGATCGACCAACCCTGCCGTTCCATCGGCATGACCCAGGCGGACTGAACCATGAGCCAGCATTTCTCCACCCACGACGGCAGCGCCATCGTCGCCGACCTGGTGAGCGTGATCGTTGCCAACCGCGAATACCTGAGCGAAGTCGACGGCGCCATTGGCGATGGCGACCACGGCATCAACATGGCCAAGGGGTTTGCCCATTGCGGGCGCACCATTGAAGGCCGTCAGTTGACCCTGGCCGAAGCGCTGGACGAGTTGACACTGAGCCTGATGGAAGGCATCGGCGGCTCCATGGGGCCGCTGTATGGCAGCCTGTTTATCGGCATGGCGGATGAGGTGCGCGGCAGCGAAGAGATTGACGCGGCAACCTTTGCCCATTTGCTGCGGGGCGGGTTGACCTCGTTGCAGGACATCACCGACGCCGGCGTGGGTGACAAGTGTTTGATGGACACCTTGATTCCGGCGGTGGAAGCGTTTGAACAGGCCAATGGGTCGGGAGCGTCGTTCAGTGAGGCGCTGGACGCGATGAAAAGTGCCGCGTCGCGGGGGCGGGATTCCACCAAGGATCTGGTGGCAAAGATAGGTCGCGCCAGCCGTCTGGGCGAACGCTCGCTGGGTGTGCTGGATGCTGGAGCGGTGTCATGCTGCTTGATACTGACGCGATTGGCGGATTCGGTTCAACCGCGGTTGGTGTAGCGCCTGGTCAGGCCTCATCGCAGGCAAGCCAGCTCCCACAGTTGACCGAGTTGCCCGGGCGTACAAGGTCAGCTGTGGGAGCTGGCTTGCCTGCGATGGCCGCGACCCGGCTTAACTTTTATCACCAAAACCAGCCGCACTCAGTTTGACTTGCTCGATGTACCGCGCCACCGCCGGCGACTTTTCAAAGCGCCGGTGAATCAGCGACAACCACGACGACGCCTCACTGCCG from Pseudomonas yamanorum harbors:
- a CDS encoding sugar-binding transcriptional regulator — protein: MSDSTQRIASDIDLMTEVAMLYYLENVTQEAIAKRFDLSRAKVSRLLKRARDEGIVEVRVLQHPAMNNELEQALVERFQLDRALIAVDHSDPDTQRSAVASLVANYLNKTLSDGMIVAVGMGRNVGAVADNVFLPVTRNCTFVCAIGGSLKAGEYMNPDHICRRLALRFGGESESLYAPALVANPELRGVLISNDTVRSTLDRARRADMALIGIGDMSENSNMVRMGWFSPQEIAQARLSGTVGDMMGYDFIDIHGQPAVNAIQGRVIGLTVQELFRIPDVVAIASENTKAAATLGALRSGVINTLATTVTNAHTILALDDATRKS
- the rpiB gene encoding ribose 5-phosphate isomerase B, translated to MNTPFPVAIGCDEAGYELKELLKRHIEALGYPVTDFGTHSTAPVLYPDIALAVATAINAGEQRLGVLVCGTGIGMAISANKVLGIRAAQAHDTYSAERARKSNDAQILSIGARVIGAELAKSIVKSFLESEFEAARSGAKVDRINAIERDGHQ
- a CDS encoding sugar ABC transporter ATP-binding protein is translated as MATPLLLQAEHVAKAYAGIPALREGRLSLRAGSVHALCGGNGAGKSTFLSILMGITQRDTGTILLNGSPVQFNRPSEALAAGIAMITQELEPIPYMTVAENIWLGREPRRAGCIVDSKELNRRTRELLEGLEFDVDATSPMHRLSVAQIQLVEIAKAFSHDCQVMIMDEPTSAIGEREAETLFKAIRRLTARGAGIIYVSHRLSELAQIADDYSIFRDGAFVETGRMADIDRAHLVRGIVGQELTRIDHKVGRECAAECCLDVDSLSRAGEFQDISLQLRQGEILGIYGLMGSGRSEFLNCIYGLTTPDSGSVTLQGKPMPIGLPKATIQAGMSLVTEDRKDSGLVLSGSILSNIALSAYKQLSSWSLINARKENQLAQDMVKRLQIKTASLDLPVESMSGGNQQKVVLAKCLSTQPICLLCDEPTRGIDEGAKQEIYHLLDQFVRAGGAAIVVSSEAPELLHLSDRIAVFKGGRLVTISSDTALSQEALLSLAS
- a CDS encoding ABC transporter permease, which encodes MNAKSLSTPAAAPVTTAPRSRLRLSLDRFGLPLVFILLCLVMAFASEYFMTWRNWMDILRQTSINGILAVGMTYVILTKGIDLSVGSILAFAGLCSAMVATQGYGVLAAVSAGMFAGAMLGVVNGFMVANLSIPPFVATLGMLSIARGMTFILNDGSPITDLPDAYLALGIGKIGPIGVPIVIFAVVALIFWMVLRYTTYGRYVYAVGGNEKSARTSGIGVRKVMFSVYVVSGLLAGLAGVVLSARTTSALPQAGTSYELDAIAAVVIGGTSLSGGTGTIVGTLFGALLIGVINNGLNLLGVSSYYQQVAKGLIIVFAVLIDVWRKKKR
- a CDS encoding substrate-binding domain-containing protein is translated as MKVGISLAAVAALSLLASSIALAADGKTYKIGAAVYGLKGQFMQNWVRELKEHPAVKDGTVQLTVFDGNYDALTQNNQIENMVTQHYDAILFVPIDTKAGVGTVKAAMSNDVVVIASNTKVADANVPYVGNDDVEGGRLQAQAMVDKLKGKGNVVIIQGPIGQSAQIDREKGEMEVLGKHPDIKIIEKKTANWDRAQALALTEDWLNAHPKGINGVIAQNDDMALGAVQALKSHGLSSKDVPVTSIDGMPDAIQAAKKDEVTTFLQDAQAQSQGALDVALRALAGKDYKPQSVIWERYGKDVKWGDGTAKNYILPWVPVTNANADALYQQVSGTK
- a CDS encoding SDR family oxidoreductase, whose amino-acid sequence is MSGFWNQAFDLTGRCAVITGGAAGIGLASASLLVERGARVALLDRDPAVVEVAANLGAGNIGIAVDLRQLDQVHSTVDYVFDHFKRLDYLVNSAGVALLDKALDVSENAWDTTLDINLKASFFVAQACAKHMLAQGSGRIVNLASQAALIGLDRHVAYCASKAAVVGMTKVLAMEWAPHINVNAISPTIVETALGKKAWAGELGERAKLQIPAGRFAQPEEIAGLALYLLSDAAQMITGENVVIDGGYSIQ
- a CDS encoding MDR/zinc-dependent alcohol dehydrogenase-like family protein, which encodes MSTVTERTPEQLSPVIPKTMQAVVCHGPEDYRLETVDVPTPGPDEILTKVELCGICMGDIKTYRGAPSFWGDAEQPRYVKPPMIPGHEFVCRVVALGPGAEKRGVKVGDRVISEQIVPCWGCRFCNHGQYWMCQKHDLYGFQNNVQGAMAQYMIFTKEGIIHKVPDSIAPDEAILIEPLACSLHAAERANVDFDDIVVVAGAGTLGLGIIGAVRMRNPKKLIVLDMKPERAALALRMGADEVWNPAEVDVMAKIREITDGYGCDIYIEATGHHKAVNQGLAMLRKLGRFVEFSVFNDEATVDWSIIGDRKELDVLGSHLGPYMYPRAIDFIGNRKIDMRDVVTHKFALADFKEAFAVMERGDKSLKVVLEP
- a CDS encoding dihydroxyacetone kinase subunit DhaK, producing the protein MNRVINDPDQVVEDMLRGILVAHPELRQYETNPRVIGKAKASPQGRVGIVTGGGSGHEPAFLGYVGPGLLDAVAVGEIFSSPTAKSFFDAFRAADQGAGVACLYGNYAGDNMNVKLAMKMAASKDMQIRTVVANDDVASAPKADIAKRRGVAGEIFMWKVGGAAAAQHYDLDGVIRVAQKAVDNCRSIGIGLTPCTIAAVGKPNFQIPDGQMELGIGHHGEPGIEVIAIESAEAMAARMLAPILADRDFSQDDSVVVLVSGLGATPVMELYIFYAEVERQLQARGLKIHRCYVGNYFTSLEMMGVTLTLLGLDAELKTLIDQPCRSIGMTQAD
- the dhaL gene encoding dihydroxyacetone kinase subunit DhaL, whose product is MSQHFSTHDGSAIVADLVSVIVANREYLSEVDGAIGDGDHGINMAKGFAHCGRTIEGRQLTLAEALDELTLSLMEGIGGSMGPLYGSLFIGMADEVRGSEEIDAATFAHLLRGGLTSLQDITDAGVGDKCLMDTLIPAVEAFEQANGSGASFSEALDAMKSAASRGRDSTKDLVAKIGRASRLGERSLGVLDAGAVSCCLILTRLADSVQPRLV